The following proteins come from a genomic window of Montipora foliosa isolate CH-2021 chromosome 2, ASM3666993v2, whole genome shotgun sequence:
- the LOC137992955 gene encoding tumor necrosis factor alpha-induced protein 8-like isoform X1, giving the protein MTTLTDELKITMQAEIWLNEDTDEELDQWTKMAEAAEPGSGFNSKSVALRAQKKVLGKMATKNMAKAFVDDTTGDLLDQLYRLAKIETGNKKEAEKLVKNLVKIVVKISILFRNDQLSLEEIQLAEKFRRNFRSAAMTFISFYEVDFSFDKKFLTKNLEDCRSLLHQIIERHLTAKSHGRVDHVFNYYANGEMLEKVFQANRDGPFGIILKNIVDNLNKLMEEGKL; this is encoded by the exons ATGACCACGCTCACTGATGAACTAAAAATAACCATGCAGGCAGAGATCTGGCTTAACGAAGACACGGACGAGGAACTGGATCAAT GGACGAAAATGGCCGAAGCTGCAGAGCCAGGAAGTGGATTCAATTCAAAGAGTGTCGCTCTTCGAGCTCAAAAGAAAGTATTGGGCAAGATGGCCACCAAGAACATGGCGAAAGCATTTGTGGATGACACAACTGGCGATCTTCTCGATCAGCTATACAGGCTTGCCAAGATTGAAACCGGGAACAAAAAGGAGGCCGAGAAACTAGTTAAAAATCTGGTGAAAATAGTGGTTAAAATCAGCATTTTGTTCCGAAACGACCAGCTGAGCCTTGAGGAAATTCAGCTCGCCGAAAAATTCAGGAGAAACTTCCGTTCTGCAGCGATGACTTTTATAAGCTTTTACGAGGTGGATTTCTCATTCGATAAGAAATTTTTAACTAAGAACTTGGAGGACTGTCGAAGCCTGCTTCATCAAATTATCGAACGCCATCTCACTGCGAAATCGCATGGTCGAGTGGATCATGTTTTTAACTACTATGCCAACGGCGAGATGCTAGAGAAGGTATTTCAAGCCAATCGCGATGGACCGTTTGGTATTATTCTGAAAAACATCGTTGATAACTTGAACAAACTAATGGAGGAAGGCAAATTATAG
- the LOC137992955 gene encoding tumor necrosis factor alpha-induced protein 8-like isoform X2 codes for MFPESAGTKMAEAAEPGSGFNSKSVALRAQKKVLGKMATKNMAKAFVDDTTGDLLDQLYRLAKIETGNKKEAEKLVKNLVKIVVKISILFRNDQLSLEEIQLAEKFRRNFRSAAMTFISFYEVDFSFDKKFLTKNLEDCRSLLHQIIERHLTAKSHGRVDHVFNYYANGEMLEKVFQANRDGPFGIILKNIVDNLNKLMEEGKL; via the exons ATGTTTCCAGAAAGCGCag GGACGAAAATGGCCGAAGCTGCAGAGCCAGGAAGTGGATTCAATTCAAAGAGTGTCGCTCTTCGAGCTCAAAAGAAAGTATTGGGCAAGATGGCCACCAAGAACATGGCGAAAGCATTTGTGGATGACACAACTGGCGATCTTCTCGATCAGCTATACAGGCTTGCCAAGATTGAAACCGGGAACAAAAAGGAGGCCGAGAAACTAGTTAAAAATCTGGTGAAAATAGTGGTTAAAATCAGCATTTTGTTCCGAAACGACCAGCTGAGCCTTGAGGAAATTCAGCTCGCCGAAAAATTCAGGAGAAACTTCCGTTCTGCAGCGATGACTTTTATAAGCTTTTACGAGGTGGATTTCTCATTCGATAAGAAATTTTTAACTAAGAACTTGGAGGACTGTCGAAGCCTGCTTCATCAAATTATCGAACGCCATCTCACTGCGAAATCGCATGGTCGAGTGGATCATGTTTTTAACTACTATGCCAACGGCGAGATGCTAGAGAAGGTATTTCAAGCCAATCGCGATGGACCGTTTGGTATTATTCTGAAAAACATCGTTGATAACTTGAACAAACTAATGGAGGAAGGCAAATTATAG
- the LOC137992955 gene encoding tumor necrosis factor alpha-induced protein 8-like isoform X3: protein MAEAAEPGSGFNSKSVALRAQKKVLGKMATKNMAKAFVDDTTGDLLDQLYRLAKIETGNKKEAEKLVKNLVKIVVKISILFRNDQLSLEEIQLAEKFRRNFRSAAMTFISFYEVDFSFDKKFLTKNLEDCRSLLHQIIERHLTAKSHGRVDHVFNYYANGEMLEKVFQANRDGPFGIILKNIVDNLNKLMEEGKL, encoded by the coding sequence ATGGCCGAAGCTGCAGAGCCAGGAAGTGGATTCAATTCAAAGAGTGTCGCTCTTCGAGCTCAAAAGAAAGTATTGGGCAAGATGGCCACCAAGAACATGGCGAAAGCATTTGTGGATGACACAACTGGCGATCTTCTCGATCAGCTATACAGGCTTGCCAAGATTGAAACCGGGAACAAAAAGGAGGCCGAGAAACTAGTTAAAAATCTGGTGAAAATAGTGGTTAAAATCAGCATTTTGTTCCGAAACGACCAGCTGAGCCTTGAGGAAATTCAGCTCGCCGAAAAATTCAGGAGAAACTTCCGTTCTGCAGCGATGACTTTTATAAGCTTTTACGAGGTGGATTTCTCATTCGATAAGAAATTTTTAACTAAGAACTTGGAGGACTGTCGAAGCCTGCTTCATCAAATTATCGAACGCCATCTCACTGCGAAATCGCATGGTCGAGTGGATCATGTTTTTAACTACTATGCCAACGGCGAGATGCTAGAGAAGGTATTTCAAGCCAATCGCGATGGACCGTTTGGTATTATTCTGAAAAACATCGTTGATAACTTGAACAAACTAATGGAGGAAGGCAAATTATAG